A single genomic interval of Stieleria maiorica harbors:
- a CDS encoding 4Fe-4S binding protein: protein MSDEKQTDRRGFLADGARVVGVVSAGVLGGYLAGQRGQAEENRWQIDPDKCVGCGNCATHCVLDESAVKCVQCFDMCGFCNRCTGYYTLDGLDSRDTAAADLLCPTEAIIRTFVEGKAGQDFYEYTIDTDACIGCAMCVKGCALMNGSLYLQVMHDRCVNCNECAIAVACPSDAFVNVSADKPYRLKRVALGVMRQKAGKADTAAQKLLDQVHADE, encoded by the coding sequence ATGAGCGACGAAAAACAAACCGACCGACGTGGGTTCCTGGCCGACGGAGCCCGGGTCGTCGGCGTGGTGTCGGCCGGTGTGTTGGGCGGATACCTTGCCGGCCAACGAGGCCAAGCGGAAGAGAATCGTTGGCAGATCGATCCCGACAAGTGCGTCGGCTGTGGAAACTGCGCCACCCACTGTGTGCTGGATGAATCAGCCGTCAAATGTGTTCAGTGTTTCGACATGTGCGGTTTCTGCAATCGATGCACCGGCTATTACACACTCGATGGGCTGGACAGTCGCGACACCGCCGCGGCGGACTTGTTGTGTCCGACCGAAGCGATCATCCGAACCTTTGTCGAAGGCAAAGCGGGTCAAGATTTCTACGAGTACACGATCGACACCGACGCTTGCATCGGCTGTGCGATGTGCGTCAAGGGTTGTGCGCTGATGAACGGATCGTTGTATCTGCAAGTCATGCACGATCGCTGTGTCAATTGCAACGAATGCGCGATCGCGGTCGCCTGCCCCAGCGACGCCTTTGTCAACGTTTCCGCCGACAAACCCTATCGGCTGAAACGTGTGGCGTTGGGCGTGATGCGGCAAAAGGCGGGGAAGGCCGACACGGCGGCACAGAAACTGCTCGATCAGGTGCACGCCGATGAGTAG